AGATACCAGTGATGAATGTATTCAATGCAAGAAGCGTTAAGACAATCAGCCCTGCTTCAAAGCGTCCCATGAGACCGATACTAACAAAAACAGAGACTAAATAAACCGCTAAAGCAAGACCGAACCACTGTACCAACTCGTGCCAAATTGTAGTTGTACTCATCATACGCTGCTTATGTCTGAGATACCATGACAAAAACAAACAAAGGACTGCAAAAACAGGCACCATCCAGCGCCAGTAATCCCATGCTCCATTTGTCCATAGATCTGAAATAATCAGCCCGATAAAAGAAAGCCCAAGCATAATAGTGGCAACCGTCAAACGCATTTTCCAATGATGATGATGCTTTTTAATGACAACTTCTTCGTTGCTTCCAACCATAGCACGCCCTAAATCAGATAATATCTTTTCAACCTACTGAAAAAAAACGAAAAAGTCAATTGACATATACGACAAACTTTTCAACACTTGTCCTCCGAATGTATGCACCCGGGAATGTAATGGCATTAGAACTTCATCAAGAACTATATCAGCAACACCTTTCAAATCCTCTCCTTGACTACAAACGCCTAATTCCTTTTGACCAAATTGAACCCGATCATTTTCTTCCAGCGTTTAATGCGATAGAAGAAGCGCTTCTTCCTCAAATTGAGATCCTTGAAGAAATAGAAAACCCCACCTGGGAATCGATCATCGTTCCCTTAGAAGAGGTTGAGGAAAAGATTCATCGTGTGGTAGGACCTATGGCACACCTTAAACTGGTGAAGGATTCTCCAGCACTTCGCGAGGCGTGGAGTACCGTTGAGCCGCGGATCAACCAACTTGAACTTCGGATTAAACAAAGTCGTCCCCTCTTTGAAGCTTTTGAAACGCTTAGAACTAGCGAAACTTGGAACACTTATTCCTCTGCTCAGAAGCGGGTTATTGAACTCCGTCTTTTGGAAGCTCGGCTGAAAGGGATCCACCTTGAAGACTCTGACCTCGATACATTTAACACGTTTATTTTTCGACTTTCTGAGTTACAAAGCAGCTACGTCTCCAATATGATTGATGCCACGAAAGAAACTTCTTTTATTATTACAGACAAAAAAGAACTCGATGGAATTCCTTTACCCACTTTAAAATTTATTTCCGAATCATACAATACAACGCGCTTAGAGAAAGATCCTCTTTCCACAGCTCAAGAGGGACCCTGGAAACTATCCCTAACTCCCCATGTCCACCTCACGATTTTGCGCCACTGTAAATGCCGCAAAACCCGCGAACTCCTCTACAGAGAGCAAATTAGAAAAGCCTCTGATGGTGATATTGACAACACCCCAAATTTGATAGAACAACTTCAAATCCGGAAAAGACTCGCCAATCTCCTCGACTATGAAAATTTTGCAGAACTAAGCCTCGCTTCAAAAATGGCTCCTAATGTTGAAACCGTCAAAAACTTTTTGGAAAAACTTCGAGAGTCAAGTTGGATCTCTGGAAGAGAAGACCTTTTAGATGTCCAACTCTTTGCGGCACGTGCCGGATTTAAAGAACCCTTTATGCCATGGGATTACGCCTTTTGGACAGAACGTCTTCGCGAGGAAAGGTATCACCTTTCGGAAGAAGAGATGAAACCCTACTTCCAGCTCCCAAAAGTCCTTAAAGGCCTCTTTGACCTCTGCCAAAAACTCTTTGGGATTACAATCGTCAAACCTGAAGTTCAACCTCCTGTCTGGCATAAAGATATCAGCTACTATCTTATCTATGATAATAATGGTAAGCAGATCTCTTCTTTCTATTTTGATCCCTTTACTCGCTCAAGTACAAAACGAGGTGGAGCTTGGACAGAGACTTGCCTTAACAGGACAATGCTCAATGGAGAGCTTCAACTCCCTATTGCTTATATCGTTTGTAACTCTGCTCCTCCGATTGGTGAAGCCCCCGCTCTACTTACCTTCCGCGAGCTTGAAACTCTTTTTCACGAGTTTGGACATGCCCTCCAGCATATGCTCACTAAAATTAATTATGGAAGCATCTCAGGAACCAATGGAATCGAGTGGGATGCGATCGAAATGGCAAGTAAATTCATGGAAAATTGGTGTTATCATAAGCCTACCCTGAGACAAATCACCGCCCACTACAAGTCGGGAGAACCTCTCCCTGAAGTTCTCATCGAGAAGATTCTCTCCGCACGTAATTTCAATGGAGGAAGCAATATGCTAGCCCAACTCAAATATAGCATGTGCGATATCTCCCTTCATAGCGACTATGACCCTTACGGCATCTTCACACCTTTTGATGTCTGGTATGAAAAATGTCTAACCACCTCTCACCTTCCCTGTCTAGAAGAGGACCGCTTTCTCTGTTCCTTCCACCACATCTTTGGAGGTAACTCCTACGCTGCTGGTTACTACTCTTATAAGTGGGCAGAAGTTCTGAGCGCTGATGCCTTTGAAGCTTTTGTTGAAGCAGGAGAAGACAACTGGTCGGCGCTCCATGCAATCGGTGAAAAGTTTAAAACAACTTTTCTAGAACTTGGCGGTAGCGTCCATCCCATGGAGGTTTTTGAATCTTTCCGTGGACGCGCTCCTACAATAGACGCTCTTCTTAACCAAGCGGGATTAAGATAGATAAGCTTGAAATCAAACTAATGCTTCTTGACAAGAGATCTGTTGAATTATACACTCGCGCTGACTTCTGGAGATTTTGTGAAAAGATTCAAGTTTCTTGCTCACTTTCTTTTGCTTGGAACAACTCCTGCTCTTCTTGCCCATCCAGGCAACGCATTTCAAAACTCTTCTCATGAAGAAACAGGGAGAGTCGTTGGCTCTCTTTTTGCCCATGATAGCTTCAATCAGCTAAGCCGAGAGCTTCCTTACTCTCCTTACCTATCACATGAAATCGAGTCTATTAGAAAAAAAGCTGGCTTTTCTCTTCCAACTGCTGCGCAAAATCACCCCCTAGATTTTGGGCATAGCGAGATCGATAGAAAATTCTCTTTCGATTACGGTTCATTTTTTTCTACTTCTGAAAAAGAAAGAGATTTTAACGCTCTTTCTCACCAATTACGGGGAGAAAAGGCGTTATCCTTTGGTCAGTATAAAGAGGCGACAGTAGATCTTACTAAAACCATCGATCTAACTCCCACAGATCCTATCCCTTACCTTCAAAGAAGTGGAGCCTACTTTTGCATGGGGGAGTATGACCGCTCGATAGAAGACTTCCAAACATTTACAGAGAAAGCCCCTCAAGACACCCATTTGAACTCTCTCTCTCTTTTGCTGAGTTCAACAGAGGTTTTGAATTAGGCTTTCCCCTAGGCATATGCGAGTCTGGAAAGGGAGCCCTTCTTTTCTTTATAGAGTGATATTCTCTATATATTTCAAAATGCATGAGCCACGTTGAAAAACTTCCTCCAGAAAAATATCCCCCTTCTTTTGGTTGCTCTTGAACCTTAGAAATCTTGTCTTTGAACTGTTTTTCTTCGATTTATTTCAGCTCTGTCCATGGCTTCGTCACAAAGATTCATAACACGTTCTGAAAGAGCTTCAAAACTTTCTGCAGAAACTCTGAAATCTCCTCTTGACTTGATATATTCTTGAACAAGGCTTTTTTTAATAAGTACTTCGCTTTTTTTAGCTTTTTTCTTTTTTTTGGCCATTTTGGATCCTTTTGCTTTGATTACGGAAATTTTTTTTATAGCAGAATCCTATTATTTCCTCCAAACTTTCAAATCCTCTCAATGAACAAGTATCGCAATTTGGGGTTAAAGTGTCACACTGATTTGCGCACCAACGACCAGGGCATCTTTGGTTGTGCCAAGGCCTCGAGGATTAATGATGTATTGGATATCAGGAACAATAATAAACCAGGGATTGATTTGAAACCAATGGTTGAGTTCCACCAAAGCTTCAAAATTTTGAGGTTGATTTCCAAAAGTCGGGACAGGCGTCATCCTTGTACGCTTGGCAATTCCCTGCGCCTCTTTCATGTCAGTGCTATACTTTCCATAGATGAATCCTAGATTGGTATAGTCCTTAGGACGAGAGGGAAAAAGTCCTTTATAGACAAGCCCAGAAGAAATATAGAATGGCAATAAGTTCCGGTCTTTTGGAGCAAAGAGAACCGCTACAAAAGGCGTAAGTCCTCTTTCCAACTTAGGATCTCCCACCCGTAAGACCATCTGATCAACGAGGAAGTAATATCCACTGTTTCCGTGATAATGTCCCCCTAAAAACTTGTCACCTTTGCTATCGGTATAGTAAAAATAACCAGCACGATAATTCCCTGGGTAGCCAGTATCCGTCTTGAGTTGATTGACTTGGTAAGACCATTCGGTAATCAATTGCATTCCATCCGAGCCATTAAGTGACCAGTTGAATCCATGATACTTGTTATCAGCAACATTATCTTGAGCAACATAAGCCGCCATTTTTGCTAATATTCTCTTGTATGGACGAAACTGAAGCAAAAAGCCCCACGTAGCATTAGGATAGGCTGTAAACGGACCGTTAAAGAAAATGGAGATAGGATTTCCATCAAATCCATTGTTCACAAATTTGTAGCAAAGTTCAGACTGCAAAAAATCATTCCCGGCATTAAGACGTCCCAGTTTTATGAGAAGCCACTCTTTAAAAAGAACCTGTTTCAGATACAATTCATTAAGACGGATATTTTGGCCCCCATAAACCTGAGCAGCCGGATATTGATTCCCAATTTTATCGGCACTTAAATTCGTTCCTGTACGCCCCACCACTGAGGAATAGAAGGACAACCCCTTGAGAGCGATATATTTTCCAATATCAATATTGATATCGAGGCCAAAGGAACCTGCAAAAGCACCCCCCTTTGCTTTCCCACCAATGGGATTCCCTAAGATATCCGCAACGTAAGACATGCCAACTGTCATCCCATCGCGAGCAAGTTTCGAGCGCCCTCCATTCCAGTCACCAGTAAGATAAGGACGATCCCACCACGACAGCTCCGTAACCTCTGGCTGAAGAGTTTCAGTCATCTCTTGATGCCGCTTTGGAGCAGTTCCAGAAAAGTTTGCATCACCAGCATGCAAGTGAACAACAACTAAAAGAGCTAAAATAAGTGTCTTCATTGCAAATCAACCGAACGATCGTTATTAATAGAGTACCGGTTCAATATTTTCTGATTTCTCGTGTCTAAAATTTCTCGATCAATAACGATTTCAACACCATCTCGAGTAACAATAAAAATATAAGGCTCCTCGTCATTCTCAGTTATTTCAATCAGACTGCGGATATTACGGATTTTTTTTCCGTTAACTTGATCAACAATTTTCTTTTCCAGATGTTGGTATCCCACATTGACAATATCATCAAGAACTCTTGACAAAACAACTACCTCATCCCTTCCTCGCTGAACTTTCCCGCGAAAAAGGTCATAGAAAAGATCGATGAATCCAAGACTTTGATCAACGTCAATTTGCCTAAGAAAGTTTTGTACTAGAGGTTGAAACACCAGCCCAGCAGAAATATAGTAAGTGGGAGGTTTGTCAAACTCTTGACGCACAAGCGGTCTTCCCTTCCGCTTTGGATCCACAACGCTCGTCACTTCCAGGCGACTGCCTTCTCGCAGCACGGCAACATCAATGCTATCTCCAAAATGCTTCATCATAATCAAATATTGGAAAGGGAGTGAAATTCCCAGACCTTCCAATTCCACCCAACCATGAGAATCAATCTCATATCCATCAAGAGCTAAAAGAATATCTCCAGGTTTTAAGAAGTCTGTAAGAAAGTGATTTTCTGGAACTTCAACAACAAGAAGGCCCCCCTTTCCCTTCTCAATACCGTAATAGGCACGCATAGCAGGGTTACGAATAGGCTGAACCTTAAAAGGATTTTCTGGAAAACCTAAATACTCCCCTTTTTCTACTTCATCCATAAAATGCTTGATGACAGGGATGGGAATCATATACCCGATATTCTGACCAAAAAAAGAAGCCTGATGCGCAACTCCCACGACCTTTCCATCAGAAAGGACCGGTCCTCCGCTATTACCAGGATTAATCGGTGCATCAATCTGAGAGATCAGAAGGCTGGCACCAGAATGTGCATAACTTCCAATTTCTACCCGAGAGACAATTCCTTTACTCACGGATATTTCACGTCCTCCCACAGGAAACCCATGAACAGCAACCTCTTCCTGGCGATGGATTAACTCACTACCAAATTGAAGCGCTGTTTTTCCCTCAAAAAAGGAGGGGTCTTCTAATTCCAAAACCGCCAAATCACAATCATGTCCCGCTACTTTCACACGTGCTTCATACCAATCACGTGAAGATCCGCAGCGGACCTCAATAAATGAAGCATCTTTTACTACGTGGGCATTGGTAACAATGCGACTTCCTTCAATGATAAACCCTGATCCTCCAGATCTTTCTGTTGTTGGAGGAGCCCAGGGACTTTCATAGTCATATACCTTGTGAGTTGTCGCAATTTGTACCACAGAGTTTTCCATCTCTTCCATGCCAAATACAGAGAAACTAAAGAAGAGCAACCCAAAAAATAATGATTTCACGAATGATTCCTACGATGAATTTTCAAAAGATCTTATGTAATCTCCCCCTTTCTTGCAATAAATCCCTTTTCAGAATATGAGGAAAAGGAAACTAGGGTGAGTAATGTATCAGTTTTTCTCAAAGTTTGGTTACAAAAAAAGACAGGGAGAATGGCTTCCCATTCTACTCGTACGCATTTGTCTAGGAATCTTCTTTATTCTTTCAGGATTCTTTAAAGTTTTTCACGCCAAGCAGCATACGGCTCTTTTGAAAACACTTCAAAAAGCCAACATACCTTTTCCTGAGTTTAATGCTTATTTTGTCCCAATCCTAGAATTTATCGGGGGGATCCTTATTCTCCTTGGGCTCCTCTGCTCACTCGCGTCTCTCATTCTATTTGCCATCATGATTATCGCACTTGTGACCGACCGCATCGCTTCTGTCGCGCTGCATGGTGGACTGATGACTCTCGAAAACTTCCTCTATCTCCCTGAAGTTCTATTTGCCCTCATGTTCCTCTGGCTTTTCTTCTCAGGACCTGGAAAGATCTCGTTAGATTTTGTCTACGGCAAAAAGAAACGCCACTCCACCTACTGATTCTTTTTAAAATATTTTTGATAGTATTCTTCTGCCTCATAAAAAGGGGCAGCAGGAAGAATTTGTGTGACAATCGGTTTGTCAAAGTGAGGGGTCATCTTCTCCAGTGAAGCTCGCGCTTCCTTTTCTTGCTTGGAAGAATGTGTGAAGATTGCTGAACGATATTGGGTTCCCACATCAGGCCCTTGCCGATTAAGGGTAGTTGGATCATGGGTTTTCCAGAAGATATTTAGAAGCATATCATAAGAGATTTCTTTGGGGTCAAAGACAATCTCAACAGCTTCCGCATGACCAGTATCGCCTGAGCAAACATTTTTATAGATCGGATCAGGAGCACTCCCACCAGTATATCCCACCCGAGTAGACTGAACGCCCTTGAGACCATCAAAAGCCTCTTCAACTCCCCAAAAACATCCCGCTGCAAATGTCGCCTTTTCCATATTCAACTTGTTTGGTATACTGGTTCTTTCAGATTATAAAAGTTTTGAATATGGTGCTACTGGAAATATTAAAACGCCCGTTTAACATCTGGTTTCCTATGCGTGTTGAGGGAAATACACAGGGGCTTGGGACCTTCTCCGGAGTCTATTTACCGAGCGTTTTGCAAATGCTGGGCGTTATTTTATTTATGCGCCTTGGGTGGATTACAGGACACATTGGGCTTCCAAAAATGACGCTCATCATTTTGATGGCCTCTTCGATCCTCTTTTTGACAGGACTATCGATGACTTCAATTGTCACGAATATGAAAGTGGGAAGTGGCGGCTCGTACTACATCATTTCCCGCTCTCTTGGAATGGCTTTTGGGAGCGCGATCGGAATTCTCTTAACCATCGCCCAGCTGACAACGATTGCGATTTGCGTATCGGGATTTGCAATTTCTCTTCAGGAACTGATGCCCCACTTTTCCCTGACATTTCTGGAACTTTGCACTCTTGCAGGGCTTACGCTTGTCTCATCATTCCCTGTCGACTTTGCTCTTAAAACCCAGGGGATTATCTTCTGCATTGTCGTCACCTCTATCGTATCGGTTTTCTTTGGAAGCAGCGCAAATATTCCTGAAACTGTTAAAGTTTTCCCCTCTTTTGAAACGGTCTCATTTTGGGCAGCATTTGCTCTTTTTTTTCCCGCAACAACGGGAATTGAATCAGGAATGGCGATGTCAGGAGATTTAAAAAGCCCCTCTCGTTCTTTAGCCATTGGAACTCTCGGCGCAGTCTTCACGGCCTATATCGCCTACATATCTTTATCCATTTTCTTAGCGACGGAAATTCCTGGTGATTACCTGAAATCCCATCCAATGATCATCTATTATATTTCGAAAGTGGGTATTCTCTTTATCTTAGGAGTTTGGGGAGCAACACTCTCAAGTGCCCTGGGAAGTATGATTACTTCTCCTCGCACGCTTCAAGCCCTTGCAAAAGACAACATCCTTCCTTCTTTCTTTTCAAAAAGCCCTAGGCTGGCAGGAATTTTGATCATTATCCTGGCAACGGCAATGACTTTGCTAACTGATATGAACCACCTCCTTCCTATTCTGTCGATGGTCTGTTTGATGACATACGGCCTCCTAAATTTTGTCGCCTTTTTTGAAACCCTTTTGAAGAACCCTAGTTGGCGTCCTCTTTTTAAAACACCTATTGCCCTTTCGCTCGTTGGAATGGTTGCCTGTTTGGTGAGCATGTTTATGATCAATGCAGGATGGACTTTTATTGTTCTCTTAGCGGTCGTGGGACTCTGCTTTTGGACGACAAAGCGAAACCTTAAGGGAAACTGGAATGACATCCGCTACAGCATTTTTTCTTTTTTTGCTTCAACGGCAACGAATAAGTTAGTCCATATTAAAAAGAATCCACGAAGCTGGCGTCCCAATATACTCGCAATTGTAGATCCTGAGTTGAGAGATCATGGGATGATCAATTTCGCCCATGCTCTCAATCAATCCAAGGGCTTTCTTACCTATGGAACAACTCTTCCAGAAAGTAAAAGTATCGAGTTTACACAAACAACTTTCGAAGAGTATTTCAAAGAGCGGGACATTTCTTGCTTTTTCCATATCAATGCCCACAAAACCTCGGCACTGGGAACACACAATATTGTACAGAACTATGGCTTGGGTCCCTTGCAACCAAACACCATCATTTTGAAGCCCCCAGAAGAAAAGTTAGAAGAGTTTTGTGAACTGATTTGCGCCTCATATGAATTGCAGAAAAACATCATCATCTTTAAAGGGAACGCGATTGAAAAAAAGGACTCTATCGACCTGTGGTGGGGCGGGCGATATCACTCTAACTTTGAGCTAGCCCTTGCATTATCTCACCTGCTACAGTCAGGAAAGGAGTGGATGAAAGCAAAAATCACGATTAAAACACTCGTCAAAAATAAAGCTGCTGAGATTCATATGACGAAACTCTTTGAAAAATACCATTCTGTCCTCCGCTTCAACAATCTCTGCTTTAAGCCATACCTTGACGAATCAACCGATTTTTATGCGCATATCGCTGAATACTCAACAGAGGCCGACTTGACATTCTTGGGGCTAAGAGCCCCCGACTTTGATGACTATACTACTTATTACAAGCGACTCATGAAGCAAACAGCTGGAATGAAGAATGTGGCTTATGTCCTAGCTGGAGAAAAGCTCAATTTCCAAGAGATTTTCGAATGAAGGTGCTAATCTATGCTGATGAGGGAGTTAGCTCATTTTCTCTTCAAGAAACGTTGAAAACTTTTCGCATGCGTTATGCTAACGTAGAGACAATTGATCACAAGATCCTTTGCAACAGTGATTGGGAAAAAGAAACATCTCTTCTTATTATTCCTGGAGGAAGAGACATCCCTTATGACCGAAAACTCAAAGGGAAGGGAACCGCTAAAATCCGAAAGTTTGTAGAAGAAGGAGGGAGCTTTTTAGGTATCTGCGCCGGTGCATATTTTGCCTCTGCCGAAGTCATCTTCGAAAAAGGGACCCCTATTGAAGTCCATGAAAAACGAGAACTTTCTTTTTTTCCAGGAGCGGCTGTAGGAGCGCTCTATCCTCACTCTCCCTTCGTTTACGAATCAGAAAAGGGCTCTCATGCCTCTTCCGTCACTTTCAAAGAGGATGAGCTCAGCCTCTACTATAATGGGGGGTGCACCTTCAAAGATGCAGAGAAATACCCCGGAATTACCATCCTTGCTCGCTTTCATGATGCCGGAGACCAGCCTGCAATTATTCATTGCAAAGTTGGGAAAGGAAGCACTATTCTTTCGGGCGTTCATTTTGAGGTAAGCCCAAAAAATTTAAAAAAAGAGGGCTGCGAACAACAAATGATCGATCAGTTAAAAATTTCGGATCAAAAAAGAGACCGCCTCATCGCTTTTCTCATGAGTTTACTAAACTTATGAAATCTTCAAAACGACAGTTTTGGGTTAACTTTGCTGCTGCAAGCACGGGGAATCTTTTTGAGCATTATGACAAAGCCCTCTTTGCATTTTTAGCCCCCTTCCTAGCCCCCCTTTTTTTTGAAACTTCATCCCCAATTACCGCACTGATTTACACCTATGCAATGATGCCTCTTGGATTATTTTCAAGACCCTTTGGAGCCCTTATCTTCGGCCGAATTGGGGACCGGAAAGGACGAAAATCTGCTCTATATTTAACATTGATTGGAATGGCCCTTACGACAACCCTTATGGGGTGCATCCCTACCTACAAAACAGCAGGATGGATTGCTCCAAGCCTGCTTGCCCTCGGTCGTTTGGTCCAAAACTTTTTTGCATCTGGAGAAACAACAGGAGGTTCTCTTTTGATCTTAGAATCATGCCCTGAAGAGCGCCGCAGTTTTTATAACAGCCTTTACGAATGTTCAACAATCCTAGGGATCTTAGTCGCTTCTTTTAGTGTAACGGTTCTCAGTTTTCAAGGATCGATTGAAACAACATGGCGGATACTCTACTGGATCGGAGGAATCACCGGTGTTCTTGGCCTATTCATGCGTTTCGCTGCCGTTGAGGGAAAAATTTCACCAAAGCCTCGTGTTTCGGTTCTTCCTCTTCTTTGGAAATACCGATTTCAATTTCTAATGATCGTATTCACTTCTGGGTTTTCTTACGCCAACTACTATATGATCACCTCTTTTCTCAACGGATATCTTCCTCTTATCGGCTCGATTACAAGGGAAGAAGCGATGCAAGCAAATACCTATATCTTGGGATTTGATTTCCTCCTATTGCCCCTTGCAGGAATTTTGGCTACTCGATTTCCAAAAGAGAGGCTCCTCCTCTTTTTTGGAGGATTAATTTGCCTCCTTTCGATTCCCCTCTATTCCTTTTTGGCCACCGCACCATTAATGGTTATCATGGCAATTCGACTAGTATTTGTCTCTTTTGGAGTAGGGTTTTCAGTAGTCTTAGCCCCTTTTTATCAAGACCTTATTCCTGCAGAGAGTCGCTATACATTGATAGCCTTCGGAAATGCAATCGGGTCCCAGTTCTTAGGAACAAGTGCCTGCAGCTTTAGCTTCTTCCTCTATAAGCAAACAGGGTGGGTCGCCTCTCCAGCTCTTTACCTAATGGGACTTGCCACTATAGCAATCTTTACTATCTATCTAGGAAGTCGCCTTCCGGCAGCGCGTTTCTCTAAGGAAAAAGAGCACAATACAGAGCCCCGCTAAGAAAAAAAAGGTAAGAATCCCATTCACGAGGTAATTACAAACAAGTCCCCCCAGCAACACTCATTGCGACATTAAGCCCCAAAGAAGCACCCAATGAGGTCGGGGGAGAAAGATCTTTTATGAAGGCAAAAGTAAGGATTTGCGCTGCTACCGAAAGTCCAAGAAAAAACAGCAAAAGGATCCCAGCAGGAATGGAATCCGGCGCTTCCAGCGATCAGATAGGTATCCCATAAAGGGACTAAGCACACCAGCTGCTAACCAAAAAACCATCATTCCATGACGAGCATGGGATTCAGTTATCAAAAATCGCTCTTCCAAAAAAGGAATAGCCTAGTGCTTTGCAAAAACAATGACAGCTCCTCACCCGCAAAAGGCATACACGCCAATCGCCCACATCTGCTTTGAAGCAAAAAGCAGCTTCAGCTCTTTTAGGTAACAATGCTTTCCAGCATGATCAGGCCCCCTTAGGGAAGGACAATCTTGAACAATCAGGAGGCACATTAATACTAAAATGATT
The window above is part of the Candidatus Neptunochlamydia sp. REUL1 genome. Proteins encoded here:
- a CDS encoding M3 family metallopeptidase is translated as MTYTTNFSTLVLRMYAPGNVMALELHQELYQQHLSNPLLDYKRLIPFDQIEPDHFLPAFNAIEEALLPQIEILEEIENPTWESIIVPLEEVEEKIHRVVGPMAHLKLVKDSPALREAWSTVEPRINQLELRIKQSRPLFEAFETLRTSETWNTYSSAQKRVIELRLLEARLKGIHLEDSDLDTFNTFIFRLSELQSSYVSNMIDATKETSFIITDKKELDGIPLPTLKFISESYNTTRLEKDPLSTAQEGPWKLSLTPHVHLTILRHCKCRKTRELLYREQIRKASDGDIDNTPNLIEQLQIRKRLANLLDYENFAELSLASKMAPNVETVKNFLEKLRESSWISGREDLLDVQLFAARAGFKEPFMPWDYAFWTERLREERYHLSEEEMKPYFQLPKVLKGLFDLCQKLFGITIVKPEVQPPVWHKDISYYLIYDNNGKQISSFYFDPFTRSSTKRGGAWTETCLNRTMLNGELQLPIAYIVCNSAPPIGEAPALLTFRELETLFHEFGHALQHMLTKINYGSISGTNGIEWDAIEMASKFMENWCYHKPTLRQITAHYKSGEPLPEVLIEKILSARNFNGGSNMLAQLKYSMCDISLHSDYDPYGIFTPFDVWYEKCLTTSHLPCLEEDRFLCSFHHIFGGNSYAAGYYSYKWAEVLSADAFEAFVEAGEDNWSALHAIGEKFKTTFLELGGSVHPMEVFESFRGRAPTIDALLNQAGLR
- a CDS encoding tetratricopeptide repeat protein, which produces MKRFKFLAHFLLLGTTPALLAHPGNAFQNSSHEETGRVVGSLFAHDSFNQLSRELPYSPYLSHEIESIRKKAGFSLPTAAQNHPLDFGHSEIDRKFSFDYGSFFSTSEKERDFNALSHQLRGEKALSFGQYKEATVDLTKTIDLTPTDPIPYLQRSGAYFCMGEYDRSIEDFQTFTEKAPQDTHLNSLSLLLSSTEVLN
- a CDS encoding carbohydrate porin, with translation MKTLILALLVVVHLHAGDANFSGTAPKRHQEMTETLQPEVTELSWWDRPYLTGDWNGGRSKLARDGMTVGMSYVADILGNPIGGKAKGGAFAGSFGLDINIDIGKYIALKGLSFYSSVVGRTGTNLSADKIGNQYPAAQVYGGQNIRLNELYLKQVLFKEWLLIKLGRLNAGNDFLQSELCYKFVNNGFDGNPISIFFNGPFTAYPNATWGFLLQFRPYKRILAKMAAYVAQDNVADNKYHGFNWSLNGSDGMQLITEWSYQVNQLKTDTGYPGNYRAGYFYYTDSKGDKFLGGHYHGNSGYYFLVDQMVLRVGDPKLERGLTPFVAVLFAPKDRNLLPFYISSGLVYKGLFPSRPKDYTNLGFIYGKYSTDMKEAQGIAKRTRMTPVPTFGNQPQNFEALVELNHWFQINPWFIIVPDIQYIINPRGLGTTKDALVVGAQISVTL
- a CDS encoding S1C family serine protease; protein product: MKSLFFGLLFFSFSVFGMEEMENSVVQIATTHKVYDYESPWAPPTTERSGGSGFIIEGSRIVTNAHVVKDASFIEVRCGSSRDWYEARVKVAGHDCDLAVLELEDPSFFEGKTALQFGSELIHRQEEVAVHGFPVGGREISVSKGIVSRVEIGSYAHSGASLLISQIDAPINPGNSGGPVLSDGKVVGVAHQASFFGQNIGYMIPIPVIKHFMDEVEKGEYLGFPENPFKVQPIRNPAMRAYYGIEKGKGGLLVVEVPENHFLTDFLKPGDILLALDGYEIDSHGWVELEGLGISLPFQYLIMMKHFGDSIDVAVLREGSRLEVTSVVDPKRKGRPLVRQEFDKPPTYYISAGLVFQPLVQNFLRQIDVDQSLGFIDLFYDLFRGKVQRGRDEVVVLSRVLDDIVNVGYQHLEKKIVDQVNGKKIRNIRSLIEITENDEEPYIFIVTRDGVEIVIDREILDTRNQKILNRYSINNDRSVDLQ
- a CDS encoding DoxX family protein translates to MYQFFSKFGYKKRQGEWLPILLVRICLGIFFILSGFFKVFHAKQHTALLKTLQKANIPFPEFNAYFVPILEFIGGILILLGLLCSLASLILFAIMIIALVTDRIASVALHGGLMTLENFLYLPEVLFALMFLWLFFSGPGKISLDFVYGKKKRHSTY
- the msrA gene encoding peptide-methionine (S)-S-oxide reductase MsrA, which produces MEKATFAAGCFWGVEEAFDGLKGVQSTRVGYTGGSAPDPIYKNVCSGDTGHAEAVEIVFDPKEISYDMLLNIFWKTHDPTTLNRQGPDVGTQYRSAIFTHSSKQEKEARASLEKMTPHFDKPIVTQILPAAPFYEAEEYYQKYFKKNQ
- a CDS encoding amino acid permease, giving the protein MRVEGNTQGLGTFSGVYLPSVLQMLGVILFMRLGWITGHIGLPKMTLIILMASSILFLTGLSMTSIVTNMKVGSGGSYYIISRSLGMAFGSAIGILLTIAQLTTIAICVSGFAISLQELMPHFSLTFLELCTLAGLTLVSSFPVDFALKTQGIIFCIVVTSIVSVFFGSSANIPETVKVFPSFETVSFWAAFALFFPATTGIESGMAMSGDLKSPSRSLAIGTLGAVFTAYIAYISLSIFLATEIPGDYLKSHPMIIYYISKVGILFILGVWGATLSSALGSMITSPRTLQALAKDNILPSFFSKSPRLAGILIIILATAMTLLTDMNHLLPILSMVCLMTYGLLNFVAFFETLLKNPSWRPLFKTPIALSLVGMVACLVSMFMINAGWTFIVLLAVVGLCFWTTKRNLKGNWNDIRYSIFSFFASTATNKLVHIKKNPRSWRPNILAIVDPELRDHGMINFAHALNQSKGFLTYGTTLPESKSIEFTQTTFEEYFKERDISCFFHINAHKTSALGTHNIVQNYGLGPLQPNTIILKPPEEKLEEFCELICASYELQKNIIIFKGNAIEKKDSIDLWWGGRYHSNFELALALSHLLQSGKEWMKAKITIKTLVKNKAAEIHMTKLFEKYHSVLRFNNLCFKPYLDESTDFYAHIAEYSTEADLTFLGLRAPDFDDYTTYYKRLMKQTAGMKNVAYVLAGEKLNFQEIFE
- a CDS encoding BPL-N domain-containing protein encodes the protein MKVLIYADEGVSSFSLQETLKTFRMRYANVETIDHKILCNSDWEKETSLLIIPGGRDIPYDRKLKGKGTAKIRKFVEEGGSFLGICAGAYFASAEVIFEKGTPIEVHEKRELSFFPGAAVGALYPHSPFVYESEKGSHASSVTFKEDELSLYYNGGCTFKDAEKYPGITILARFHDAGDQPAIIHCKVGKGSTILSGVHFEVSPKNLKKEGCEQQMIDQLKISDQKRDRLIAFLMSLLNL